TGGAATTCCCAGCAAGGCCCTTCCCACTTCCCTTCCTGCTTCCCGGACAATGTTTAACGAGGGATAAATCATTAACGGGGGCTGGCAGCCGGGAGCAGGGAATGCAGGGGCCGCTCTTCCCGGAGCTGATCCCGGAAAACGATCCTTCCAAGGATCTGGGGTTCAGCTGCTGCACCCCAAAACCTGCTCCCAAAATCTCCAAACccagctccccaaatcccccaaaaacccaGCTGCCAAAATGCCCCCCAAAtaattccccaaatcccctaaACCCCAGCTCCTAAATCCCCAAAACAATTCCCGAAATTCCCAAAACccagctccccaaatccccccaaaacaaatccccaaatccccaaaacccagctcccaaaatcccctaaaaccagatcccaaaatcccccaaaaccaaatcgcaaaatcccccaaaccagctcccaaaatcccccaaaccagctcccaaatccccccaaaacaaaTCCCAACATCCCCTAAAACccagctccccaaatcccccaaaaaatagctcccaaaatcccccaaacccagctccccaaatcccaaaaaaatagctccaaaaatcccaaaaaccaGATCctaaaatccccccaaacccagctcctAAATCCCCCATCCAATTCCCGAAATTTCCAAAACCCAGCTcctaaaatcccccaaaaccagatccccaaatcccccaaaacaattccccaaatccccccaaaactgctcccaaaatcccccaaaactgctcccaaaatcccctaaaacccagctccccaaatcccccccaaaatagCTCCTAAAATCCCAAAAAACAGATCCtaaaatcccccccaaacccagctccccaaatccccaaaccaATTCCCGAAATTTCCAAAACCCAGCTCCTAAAATCCTGCAAAACcagctcccaaaatccccccaaaccagctcccaaaatcccctaaaacccagctccccaaatccccaaaactgctcccaaaatcccccgaacccagctccccaaatccccaaaaaataGCTCCTAAAATCCCAAAAACAAGATCCTAAAATCCCACAAACccagctccccaaatcccaaaaaataGTTCATAAAATCCCCCCaaacaaatcccaaaatcccccaaaaacaaatcccaaaatcccccaaaccagctccccaaatccctccaaaaccagatcccaaaatcccctaaAACCCAGCTCCCCAAATCCGCAAACCAATTCCTGAAATTCCCACAACccagatcccaaaatcccccaaaacagctcccaaaatcccccccaaaactgctcccaaattcccccaaaccCTGCTCCTAAATAATTCCCAACCCTCTCCCAAAGCCGTTGTTTTTGGGATAACGATCCCGGAACATTCCCAGGCATTCCCGGTTAATCCCCTCTTGATCTCGGCATTATTATGGAATTTCTTCTCCTCGGGGATCGCCGGCAggatttttccagggaaaaagccGGGAGGGAATCCCTTGGGGTGCTGGGATCTCGTTGATCCCATGCCAGCAATTCCAGGTGGGATAAACCCTTCCcatgggaattttttgggggtgCTAAACCCATATTTAGGGTTTTTCCCACCATGGAATATGGACGATTTCCAACCTCGAATCCCACAGGAATGGGAAGATCCTCGGGATCTCCTGGAGCATCCCATTCCAGCAGTTCCAGAGGGGACGGACCCCTTCCCATGGGAATTTTTTTAGGGGGGGTTTTGAATGgatatttggggatttttctaTCCAAGGATTGAGAATGATCCTTTTCATTTGGGGACCTGGGAATGAGCATGGACGCAAAaggatgggaaggaaggagcGAGACCGGGAAAAGCGGGATGTGACCAGAGCTGGGACACTCTGGTGGCCCTGAGGGGAGATGGACACTGGGATGGACATCCCAAAGATTCCATGGGGACACCCCAATGTCACAACTTTCAGGACCCTTTGGTGGCCCTGAGGTGACCCCAATCCATGATCCCACCTCTGCTTGGAGCCACCAGCCAGGGATATCCCAAAGATTCCATGGTGGCTCCATGGGGACACCTCAATGTCCCAACTTCCAGGACACTCTGGTGGCCCTGAGGGGAGATGGACACTGGGATGGACATCCCAAAGATTCCATGGGGACACCCCAATGTCACGACTCCAGGACACTCAGGTGGCCCTGAGGTGACCCTAATCCATGATCCCACGTGGGCTCAGAGCCACCACCCAGGGACATCCCAAAGATTCCATGGGGACACCACAAAACCAGAACTTCCAGGACACTCTGGTGGCCCTGAGCAGAGATGGACACTGGGATGGACATCCCAAAGATTCCATGGGGACACCCCGATGCCACAACTTCCAGGACCCTTTGGTGGCCCTGAGGTGACCCCAATCCATGATCCCACCTCTGCTCAGAGCCACCACCCAGGGACATCTCAAAGATTCCATGGTGGGTCCATGGGGACACCCCAATGTCACAATTTCCAGGGCACTCTGGTGGCCCTGAGCAGAGATGGACACTGGGATGGACACCCCAAAGATTCCATGGGGACATCCGAATGCCAGAACCCCAGGACACTCAGGTGGCCCTGAGGTGACCCCAATCCATGATCCCACCTCTGCTCAGAGCCACCAGGCAGGGACATCCCAAAGATTCcatggggacaccccaaaaccagaacTTCCAGGACACTCTGGTGGCCCTGAGGggtgatggacacagggatggacatCCCAAAGATTCCATGGGGACACTCCAATGCCACAACTTCTGGGACCCTTTGGTGACCCTGAGGTGACCCCAATCCATGATCCCACCTGGGCTTGGAGCCACCAGCCAGGGACATCTCAAAGATTCCATGGTGGCTCCATGGAGACACCTCGATGTCATAACTTCCAGGACACTCAGGTGGCCCTGAGCagagatggacacagggatggacatCCCAAAGATTCCATGGAGATCTCCCAGTGTCATAACCCCAGGACACTCTGGTGGCCCTGAGCTGACCCCAATCCATGATCCCACCTCTGCTCAGAGCCACCAGCCAGGGACATCCCTAAGATTTCATGAGGACACTCCAATGCCACAACTTCTGGGATCCTTTGGTGGCCCTGCGGTGACCCCAATCCATGATCCCACCTCAGCTCGGAGCCACCACCCAGGGACATCCCAAAGATTCCATGGGGACACCACAAAACCAGAACTTCCAGGACACTCTGGTGGCCCTGAGCAaagatggacacagggatggacatCCCAAAGATTCCATGGGGACACCCCAATGTCACAACTTCCAGGACCCTTTGGTGACCCTGAGGTGACCCCAATCCATGATCCCA
The window above is part of the Corvus hawaiiensis isolate bCorHaw1 chromosome 13, bCorHaw1.pri.cur, whole genome shotgun sequence genome. Proteins encoded here:
- the LOC125332492 gene encoding uncharacterized protein LOC125332492 gives rise to the protein MGLGRKRSNSTGRETFHHPRVLLEVGTLGCLWGVHLWGVHPSVHLPSGPPECPGVVTLGCPHGIFGMSLAGGSKPRWDHGLGSPQGHQRVPEVVALECPHGIFGVSIPVSISAQGHQSVLEVLVLWCPHGVFGMSLGGGSEQRWDHGLGSAQGHQSVLEVVVLWCPHGIFGMSLAGGSKPRWDHGLGSAQGHQKCPGSWDIEVSPWSHHGIFGISLAGGSKQRWDHGLGSPQGHQRVLKVVTLGCPHGIFGMSIPVSISPQGHQSVPALVTSRFSRSRSFLPILLRPCSFPGPQMKRIILNPWIEKSPNIHSKPPLKKFPWEGVRPLWNCWNGMLQEIPRIFPFLWDSRLEIVHIPWWEKP